A DNA window from Vigna angularis cultivar LongXiaoDou No.4 chromosome 1, ASM1680809v1, whole genome shotgun sequence contains the following coding sequences:
- the LOC108328362 gene encoding uncharacterized protein LOC108328362, with amino-acid sequence MRTAHCDFTQKLLPFNTALTKFPLQRTQPFFLQPHRMAEPSRAANTPVPHPIQPKPHALVDDNNPNPPKEIPPPPEKPEPGDCCGSGCVRCVWDIYYEELEQYNNLYKQNDPSPKPSS; translated from the coding sequence ATGAGAACAGCACATTGCGATTTCACCCAGAAGCTCCTTCCCTTCAACACCGCCCTCACCAAATTTCCCCTTCAACGCACGCAACCCTTCTTTCTCCAGCCCCATCGCATGGCGGAACCCTCGCGAGCCGCAAATACGCCCGTGCCGCACCCAATCCAACCCAAACCCCACGCCCTTGTTGATGACAACAATCCCAATCCGCCGAAGGAGATTCCGCCGCCACCGGAGAAGCCGGAGCCCGGCGATTGTTGCGGAAGCGGCTGCGTCCGATGCGTTTGGGATATATATTATGAGGAACTCGAACAATATAATAATCTCTACAAACAGAACGATCCAAGCCCCAAACCTTCTTCATAG
- the LOC108334230 gene encoding peroxidase 72, producing the protein MATSMSFFLLLSLLAFAPLCFCNYYQEGKLYPQFYDYSCPQAQNIVKSILAKYVQQQPRLPASILRLHFHDCFVKGCDASLLLDSSESIISEKGSNPNRNSARGFEVIDAIKAALERECPSTVSCADILTLAARDSVVLSGGPSWEVPLGRRDSRDASISGSNNNIPAPNNTFQTILTKFRLHGLDLVDLVALSGGHTIGNARCTTFRQRLYSQISGNGKPDSTLDQYYAAALRNRCPRSGGDQNLFFLDYATPYKFDNTYFKNLLAYKGLLSSDQILLTDQESAELVKSYAESNDIFFEQFAKSMIKMGNISPLTNSRGEIRENCRKINA; encoded by the exons ATGGCCACTTCCATGAGCTTTTTCTTGCTTCTTTCTTTGCTAGCCTTTGCTCCCTTGTGTTTCTGTAACTACTACCAAGAGGGTAAACTCTACCCTCAGTTTTATGACTATTCATGCCCACAAGCTCAGAATATCGTCAAGTCCATCCTTGCCAAGTATGTTCAACAGCAACCCCGATTGCCAGCTTCTATTCTCAGGCTTCATTTCCATGATTGCTTTGTCAAG GGTTGTGATGCTTCGTTGCTGTTAGATAGCAGTGAGAGCATCATCAGTGAGAAGGGATCAAACCCAAACCGTAATTCAGCCAGAGGATTTGAAGTCATTGATGCAATTAAAGCTGCATTAGAGAGAGAATGCCCTTCTACAGTTTCTTGTGCTGACATCTTGACTCTAGCTGCAAGAGATTCAGTTGTTCTT AGTGGTGGACCAAGCTGGGAAGTACCTTTAGGAAGAAGGGACTCTAGAGATGCAAGCATAAGTGGCTCCAACAACAACATTCCAGCCCCAAATAACACATTTCAGACCATTCTTACAAAATTCCGGCTTCATGGACTTGACCTTGTTGATCTAGTTGCTCTATCTG GGGGTCATACCATAGGAAATGCCAGATGCACCACCTTCAGGCAAAGACTCTATAGCCAAATCAGTGGCAATGGCAAGCCAGATTCCACTCTTGACCAATACTATGCTGCTGCATTGCGCAATAGGTGTCCAAGATCTGGGGGTGACCAGAACCTGTTCTTCCTAGACTATGCCACCCCATATAAATTTGACAACACCTACTTCAAGAACCTTTTGGCTTACAAGGGTCTCTTGAGTTCTGACCAAATCCTTCTCACAGACCAAGAATCAGCTGAACTAGTGAAGTCCTATGCTGAAAGTAATGACATTTTCTTTGAACAGTTCGCCAAGTCCATGATCAAGATGGGGAACATATCTCCTCTGACAAATTCAAGGGGAGAGATCAGAGAGAACTGCCGGAAGATCAACGCTTGA
- the LOC108328096 gene encoding folate transporter 1, chloroplastic isoform X2, protein MSAEASKRHQWQWENATAGAAAGFATVAVMHPLDVVRTRFQVNDGRVSHLPSYKNTAHAVFTIARSEGLRGLYAGFLPGVLGSTISWGLYFFFYDKAKQRYARNREGKLSPGLHLASAAEAGGLVSLCTNPVWLVKTRLQLQTPLHQTRPYSGIYDAFKTILREEGFSAFYKGIVPSLFLVSHGAIQFTAYEELRKVIVDFKSKRSTVHNQNPDKLLNSVDYAVLGATSKLAAILLTYPFQVMRARLQQRPSGDGVPRYMDTWHVVKETARFEGIRGYYRGITANLLKNAPASSITFIVYENVLKLLKPTTRND, encoded by the exons ATGTCAGCGGAAGCGTCTAAGCGCCACCAATGGCAGTGGGAGAACGCCACTGCCGGCGCCGCTGCTGGATTCGCCACCGTCGCTGTTATGCACCCCCTTGATGTTGTTCGAACTAGGTTCCAAG TTAACGACGGTCGAGTCTCGCATCTTCCCAGTTACAAGAACACTGCACACGCCGTTTTCACCATTGCTCGCTCCGAG GGATTAAGAGGCTTATATGCAGGCTTTCTTCCGGGGGTTCTTGGGTCTACCATTTCGTGGggtttatatttcttttt TTATGACAAAGCCAAACAAAGATATGCAAGGAACAGGGAGGGGAAGTTGAGCCCAGGTCTTCATCTTGCCTCAGCTGCTGAAGCAGGAGGTTTG GTTTCCTTGTGCACAAATCCTGTCTGGCTAGTAAAAACGAGATTGCAGCTTCAAACTCCACTTCATCAGACACGACCATACTCTGGGATTTATG ATGCCTTTAAGACCATACTGAGGGAAGAAGGATTTAGTGCATTTTACAAAGGGATTGTTCCCAGCCTGTTTCTG GTTTCTCATGGTGCTATTCAGTTCACAGCATATGAGGAACTACGTAAAGTTATTGTTGATTTTAAGAGTAAGAGAAGTACAGTACATAATCAAAACCCAGATAAATTGCTG AATTCTGTTGATTATGCTGTTCTTGGAGCAACATCAAAACTTGCTGCGATACTGCTAACTTATCCATTTCAG GTTATGCGAGCCCGATTGCAG CAACGGCCTAGTGGTGATGGTGTTCCAAGATATATGGACACTTGGCATGTTGTGAAAGAAACTGCACG ATTTGAAGGTATCCGAGGTTATTACAGAGGAATTACCGCAAACCTGTTGAAGAATGCTCCTGCTTCTTCAATAACATTTATTGTGTATGAAAACGTTCTAAAATTGCTTAAACCGACTACAAGGAATGACtga
- the LOC108328096 gene encoding folate transporter 1, chloroplastic isoform X3, with product MLFELVNDGRVSHLPSYKNTAHAVFTIARSEGLRGLYAGFLPGVLGSTISWGLYFFFYDKAKQRYARNREGKLSPGLHLASAAEAGGLVSLCTNPVWLVKTRLQLQTPLHQTRPYSGIYDAFKTILREEGFSAFYKGIVPSLFLVSHGAIQFTAYEELRKVIVDFKSKRSTVHNQNPDKLLNSVDYAVLGATSKLAAILLTYPFQVQLSVPSFKVMRARLQQRPSGDGVPRYMDTWHVVKETARFEGIRGYYRGITANLLKNAPASSITFIVYENVLKLLKPTTRND from the exons ATGTTGTTCGAACTAG TTAACGACGGTCGAGTCTCGCATCTTCCCAGTTACAAGAACACTGCACACGCCGTTTTCACCATTGCTCGCTCCGAG GGATTAAGAGGCTTATATGCAGGCTTTCTTCCGGGGGTTCTTGGGTCTACCATTTCGTGGggtttatatttcttttt TTATGACAAAGCCAAACAAAGATATGCAAGGAACAGGGAGGGGAAGTTGAGCCCAGGTCTTCATCTTGCCTCAGCTGCTGAAGCAGGAGGTTTG GTTTCCTTGTGCACAAATCCTGTCTGGCTAGTAAAAACGAGATTGCAGCTTCAAACTCCACTTCATCAGACACGACCATACTCTGGGATTTATG ATGCCTTTAAGACCATACTGAGGGAAGAAGGATTTAGTGCATTTTACAAAGGGATTGTTCCCAGCCTGTTTCTG GTTTCTCATGGTGCTATTCAGTTCACAGCATATGAGGAACTACGTAAAGTTATTGTTGATTTTAAGAGTAAGAGAAGTACAGTACATAATCAAAACCCAGATAAATTGCTG AATTCTGTTGATTATGCTGTTCTTGGAGCAACATCAAAACTTGCTGCGATACTGCTAACTTATCCATTTCAGGTACAACTGTCTGTCCCCTCTTTTAAA GTTATGCGAGCCCGATTGCAG CAACGGCCTAGTGGTGATGGTGTTCCAAGATATATGGACACTTGGCATGTTGTGAAAGAAACTGCACG ATTTGAAGGTATCCGAGGTTATTACAGAGGAATTACCGCAAACCTGTTGAAGAATGCTCCTGCTTCTTCAATAACATTTATTGTGTATGAAAACGTTCTAAAATTGCTTAAACCGACTACAAGGAATGACtga
- the LOC108336045 gene encoding folate transporter 1, chloroplastic isoform X1, translating into MSTEAPKRHKWQWENATAGAAAGFATVAVMYPLDVVRTRFQVNDGRVSHLPSYKNTAHAVFTIARSEGLRGLYAGFLPGTLGSTISWGLYFFFYDKAKQRYARNGEGKLSPGLHLASAAEAGGLVCLCTNPVWLIKTRLQLQSPLHQTEPYSGLYDAFRTITREEGFSALYRGIVPGLFLQVSHGAIQFTAYEELRKVIIDFKSKRSTFHNHNPDKLLNSVDYAVLGATSKLAAILLTYPFQVMRSRLQQRPSGDGVPRYMDTWHVVKETARFEGIRGFYKGITANLLKNAPASSITFIVYENVLKFLKPTIRND; encoded by the exons ATGTCAACGGAAGCGCCCAAGCGCCATAAGTGGCAGTGGGAGAACGCCACCGCGGGCGCTGCCGCCGGATTCGCCACCGTTGCCGTTATGTATCCCCTCGATGTTGTCCGCACTAGGTTCCAAG TTAACGATGGTCGAGTCTCTCATCTTCCCAGTTACAAGAACACCGCTCACGCCGTTTTCACCATTGCTCGCTCTGAG GGATTAAGAGGGTTATATGCAGGCTTTCTTCCTGGGACTCTCGGGTCCACTATTTCGTGGggtttatatttcttttt CTATGATAAAGCCAAACAAAGATATGCAAGGAACGGGGAGGGGAAATTGAGCCCAGGTCTTCATCTTGCCTCAGCTGCTGAAGCAGGAGGTTTG GTTTGCCTGTGCACAAATCCTGTTTGGCTTATAAAGACAAGATTGCAGCTTCAAAGTCCGCTTCATCAGACGGAACCATACTCTGGGCTTTATG ATGCATTTAGGACCATAACGAGGGAAGAAGGATTTAGTGCACTTTACAGAGGCATTGTTCCTGGTCTATTTCTG CAGGTCTCTCATGGTGCTATTCAGTTCACAGCATACGAGGAGCTCCGTAAagttattattgattttaagaGTAAGAGAAGTACATTCCATAATCACAATCCTGATAAATTGTTG AATTCTGTTGATTATGCTGTTCTTGGAGCAACATCAAAACTGGCTGCAATACTGCTAACCTATCCATTTCAG GTTATGCGGTCTCGCTTGCAG CAACGACCAAGTGGTGATGGGGTCCCAAGATATATGGATACTTGGCATGTTGTGAAAGAAACTGCACG ATTTGAAGGTATCCGGGGTTTTTACAAAGGAATTACCGCAAACCTCTTGAAAAATGCTCCTGCTTCTTCAATAACATTTATTGtttatgaaaatgttttaaaatttcttaaaccGACTATAAGAAATGACTGA
- the LOC108336045 gene encoding folate transporter 1, chloroplastic isoform X3, producing the protein MSTEAPKRHKWQWENATAGAAAGFATVAVMYPLDVVRTRFQVNDGRVSHLPSYKNTAHAVFTIARSEGLRGLYAGFLPGTLGSTISWGLYFFFYDKAKQRYARNGEGKLSPGLHLASAAEAGGLVCLCTNPVWLIKTRLQLQSPLHQTEPYSGLYDAFRTITREEGFSALYRGIVPGLFLQVSHGAIQFTAYEELRKVIIDFKSKRSTFHNHNPDKLLNSVDYAVLGATSKLAAILLTYPFQVMRSRLQQRPSGDGVPRYMDTWHVVKETARVLGLEITFYGQKLAGHFNLWERYFVSLNRITYN; encoded by the exons ATGTCAACGGAAGCGCCCAAGCGCCATAAGTGGCAGTGGGAGAACGCCACCGCGGGCGCTGCCGCCGGATTCGCCACCGTTGCCGTTATGTATCCCCTCGATGTTGTCCGCACTAGGTTCCAAG TTAACGATGGTCGAGTCTCTCATCTTCCCAGTTACAAGAACACCGCTCACGCCGTTTTCACCATTGCTCGCTCTGAG GGATTAAGAGGGTTATATGCAGGCTTTCTTCCTGGGACTCTCGGGTCCACTATTTCGTGGggtttatatttcttttt CTATGATAAAGCCAAACAAAGATATGCAAGGAACGGGGAGGGGAAATTGAGCCCAGGTCTTCATCTTGCCTCAGCTGCTGAAGCAGGAGGTTTG GTTTGCCTGTGCACAAATCCTGTTTGGCTTATAAAGACAAGATTGCAGCTTCAAAGTCCGCTTCATCAGACGGAACCATACTCTGGGCTTTATG ATGCATTTAGGACCATAACGAGGGAAGAAGGATTTAGTGCACTTTACAGAGGCATTGTTCCTGGTCTATTTCTG CAGGTCTCTCATGGTGCTATTCAGTTCACAGCATACGAGGAGCTCCGTAAagttattattgattttaagaGTAAGAGAAGTACATTCCATAATCACAATCCTGATAAATTGTTG AATTCTGTTGATTATGCTGTTCTTGGAGCAACATCAAAACTGGCTGCAATACTGCTAACCTATCCATTTCAG GTTATGCGGTCTCGCTTGCAG CAACGACCAAGTGGTGATGGGGTCCCAAGATATATGGATACTTGGCATGTTGTGAAAGAAACTGCACG AGTTCTAGGACTTGAAATTACCTTCTATGGGCAAAAGCTTGCAGGTCACTTCAACCTGTGGGAGAGATATTTCGTTTCATTGAACAGAATTACTtacaattaa
- the LOC108328096 gene encoding folate transporter 1, chloroplastic isoform X4, whose product MSAEASKRHQWQWENATAGAAAGFATVAVMHPLDVVRTRFQVNDGRVSHLPSYKNTAHAVFTIARSEGLRGLYAGFLPGVLGSTISWGLYFFFYDKAKQRYARNREGKLSPGLHLASAAEAGGLVSLCTNPVWLVKTRLQLQTPLHQTRPYSGIYDAFRTIMREEGFSALYRGIVPGLFLVSHGAIQFTAYEELRKVIVDFKSKRSTVHNQNPDKLLNSVDYAVLGATSKLAAILLTYPFQVMRARLQQRPSGDGVPRYMDTWHVVKETARFEGIRGYYRGITANLLKNAPASSITFIVYENVLKLLKPTTRND is encoded by the exons ATGTCAGCGGAAGCGTCTAAGCGCCACCAATGGCAGTGGGAGAACGCCACTGCCGGCGCCGCTGCTGGATTCGCCACCGTCGCTGTTATGCACCCCCTTGATGTTGTTCGAACTAGGTTCCAAG TTAACGACGGTCGAGTCTCGCATCTTCCCAGTTACAAGAACACTGCACACGCCGTTTTCACCATTGCTCGCTCCGAG GGATTAAGAGGCTTATATGCAGGCTTTCTTCCGGGGGTTCTTGGGTCTACCATTTCGTGGggtttatatttcttttt TTATGACAAAGCCAAACAAAGATATGCAAGGAACAGGGAGGGGAAGTTGAGCCCAGGTCTTCATCTTGCCTCAGCTGCTGAAGCAGGAGGTTTG GTTTCCTTGTGCACAAATCCTGTCTGGCTAGTAAAAACGAGATTGCAGCTTCAAACTCCACTTCATCAGACACGACCATACTCTGGGATTTATG aTGCATTTAGAACCATAATGAGGGAGGAAGGATTTAGTGCACTTTACAGAGGGATTGTTCCTGGTCTATTTCTG GTTTCTCATGGTGCTATTCAGTTCACAGCATATGAGGAACTACGTAAAGTTATTGTTGATTTTAAGAGTAAGAGAAGTACAGTACATAATCAAAACCCAGATAAATTGCTG AATTCTGTTGATTATGCTGTTCTTGGAGCAACATCAAAACTTGCTGCGATACTGCTAACTTATCCATTTCAG GTTATGCGAGCCCGATTGCAG CAACGGCCTAGTGGTGATGGTGTTCCAAGATATATGGACACTTGGCATGTTGTGAAAGAAACTGCACG ATTTGAAGGTATCCGAGGTTATTACAGAGGAATTACCGCAAACCTGTTGAAGAATGCTCCTGCTTCTTCAATAACATTTATTGTGTATGAAAACGTTCTAAAATTGCTTAAACCGACTACAAGGAATGACtga
- the LOC108336045 gene encoding folate transporter 1, chloroplastic isoform X2, whose translation MSTEAPKRHKWQWENATAGAAAGFATVAVMYPLDVVRTRFQVNDGRVSHLPSYKNTAHAVFTIARSEGLRGLYAGFLPGTLGSTISWGLYFFFYDKAKQRYARNGEGKLSPGLHLASAAEAGGLVCLCTNPVWLIKTRLQLQSPLHQTEPYSGLYDAFRTITREEGFSALYRGIVPGLFLVSHGAIQFTAYEELRKVIIDFKSKRSTFHNHNPDKLLNSVDYAVLGATSKLAAILLTYPFQVMRSRLQQRPSGDGVPRYMDTWHVVKETARFEGIRGFYKGITANLLKNAPASSITFIVYENVLKFLKPTIRND comes from the exons ATGTCAACGGAAGCGCCCAAGCGCCATAAGTGGCAGTGGGAGAACGCCACCGCGGGCGCTGCCGCCGGATTCGCCACCGTTGCCGTTATGTATCCCCTCGATGTTGTCCGCACTAGGTTCCAAG TTAACGATGGTCGAGTCTCTCATCTTCCCAGTTACAAGAACACCGCTCACGCCGTTTTCACCATTGCTCGCTCTGAG GGATTAAGAGGGTTATATGCAGGCTTTCTTCCTGGGACTCTCGGGTCCACTATTTCGTGGggtttatatttcttttt CTATGATAAAGCCAAACAAAGATATGCAAGGAACGGGGAGGGGAAATTGAGCCCAGGTCTTCATCTTGCCTCAGCTGCTGAAGCAGGAGGTTTG GTTTGCCTGTGCACAAATCCTGTTTGGCTTATAAAGACAAGATTGCAGCTTCAAAGTCCGCTTCATCAGACGGAACCATACTCTGGGCTTTATG ATGCATTTAGGACCATAACGAGGGAAGAAGGATTTAGTGCACTTTACAGAGGCATTGTTCCTGGTCTATTTCTG GTCTCTCATGGTGCTATTCAGTTCACAGCATACGAGGAGCTCCGTAAagttattattgattttaagaGTAAGAGAAGTACATTCCATAATCACAATCCTGATAAATTGTTG AATTCTGTTGATTATGCTGTTCTTGGAGCAACATCAAAACTGGCTGCAATACTGCTAACCTATCCATTTCAG GTTATGCGGTCTCGCTTGCAG CAACGACCAAGTGGTGATGGGGTCCCAAGATATATGGATACTTGGCATGTTGTGAAAGAAACTGCACG ATTTGAAGGTATCCGGGGTTTTTACAAAGGAATTACCGCAAACCTCTTGAAAAATGCTCCTGCTTCTTCAATAACATTTATTGtttatgaaaatgttttaaaatttcttaaaccGACTATAAGAAATGACTGA
- the LOC108323846 gene encoding uncharacterized protein LOC108323846: protein MKFYSRFKHVSHLLQTLTPHQNPPLASARISILPNAQPLPRPSYARGYCVASQSHTSEKVSAIVDEVMGLTLLEVMDLVEVMREKRGVNELPIMMLMMPGMEVRGLPRGASKSGGGVEGGEVKVAEKTAFDLKLEGFDAAGKIKVIKEVRTFTSLGLKEAKDLVEKVPAVLKTGVTKEEAESIIAKMKAVGAKVSME from the coding sequence ATGAAGTTCTATTCCCGCTTCAAACACGTATCCCATCTCCTTCAAACCCTAACTCCACATCAAAACCCTCCCCTCGCTTCCGCGCGGATCTCGATCTTACCCAACGCGCAACCCCTACCACGACCTTCCTACGCGCGTGGCTACTGCGTCGCGTCGCAGTCGCACACTTCGGAGAAGGTATCGGCGATCGTAGACGAAGTGATGGGACTGACATTACTTGAAGTGATGGACCTGGTGGAGGTGATGCGCGAAAAGCGCGGTGTCAACGAGCTTCCGATCATGATGCTGATGATGCCGGGAATGGAGGTGCGGGGCTTGCCGAGGGGTGCGTCAAAGAGTGGCGGCGGCGTAGAGGGTGGAGAGGTGAAGGTGGCGGAGAAGACGGCGTTTGATTTGAAGCTTGAGGGTTTCGATGCGGCGGGGAAGATCAAGGTGATTAAGGAGGTGAGGACCTTCACGAGTTTGGGGTTGAAGGAAGCTAAGGATTTGGTGGAGAAGGTGCCTGCGGTGTTGAAGACAGGAGTCACGAAAGAAGAGGCTGAGAGTATCATTGCCAAGATGAAGGCGGTTGGCGCAAAGGTTTCCATGGAATAA
- the LOC108336045 gene encoding folate transporter 1, chloroplastic isoform X4 codes for MLSALGSKLTMVESLIFPVTRTPLTPFSPLLALSYDKAKQRYARNGEGKLSPGLHLASAAEAGGLVCLCTNPVWLIKTRLQLQSPLHQTEPYSGLYDAFRTITREEGFSALYRGIVPGLFLQVSHGAIQFTAYEELRKVIIDFKSKRSTFHNHNPDKLLNSVDYAVLGATSKLAAILLTYPFQVMRSRLQQRPSGDGVPRYMDTWHVVKETARFEGIRGFYKGITANLLKNAPASSITFIVYENVLKFLKPTIRND; via the exons ATGTTGTCCGCACTAGGTTCCAAG TTAACGATGGTCGAGTCTCTCATCTTCCCAGTTACAAGAACACCGCTCACGCCGTTTTCACCATTGCTCGCTCTGAG CTATGATAAAGCCAAACAAAGATATGCAAGGAACGGGGAGGGGAAATTGAGCCCAGGTCTTCATCTTGCCTCAGCTGCTGAAGCAGGAGGTTTG GTTTGCCTGTGCACAAATCCTGTTTGGCTTATAAAGACAAGATTGCAGCTTCAAAGTCCGCTTCATCAGACGGAACCATACTCTGGGCTTTATG ATGCATTTAGGACCATAACGAGGGAAGAAGGATTTAGTGCACTTTACAGAGGCATTGTTCCTGGTCTATTTCTG CAGGTCTCTCATGGTGCTATTCAGTTCACAGCATACGAGGAGCTCCGTAAagttattattgattttaagaGTAAGAGAAGTACATTCCATAATCACAATCCTGATAAATTGTTG AATTCTGTTGATTATGCTGTTCTTGGAGCAACATCAAAACTGGCTGCAATACTGCTAACCTATCCATTTCAG GTTATGCGGTCTCGCTTGCAG CAACGACCAAGTGGTGATGGGGTCCCAAGATATATGGATACTTGGCATGTTGTGAAAGAAACTGCACG ATTTGAAGGTATCCGGGGTTTTTACAAAGGAATTACCGCAAACCTCTTGAAAAATGCTCCTGCTTCTTCAATAACATTTATTGtttatgaaaatgttttaaaatttcttaaaccGACTATAAGAAATGACTGA
- the LOC108328096 gene encoding folate transporter 1, chloroplastic isoform X1 gives MSAEASKRHQWQWENATAGAAAGFATVAVMHPLDVVRTRFQVNDGRVSHLPSYKNTAHAVFTIARSEGLRGLYAGFLPGVLGSTISWGLYFFFYDKAKQRYARNREGKLSPGLHLASAAEAGGLVSLCTNPVWLVKTRLQLQTPLHQTRPYSGIYDAFKTILREEGFSAFYKGIVPSLFLVSHGAIQFTAYEELRKVIVDFKSKRSTVHNQNPDKLLNSVDYAVLGATSKLAAILLTYPFQVQLSVPSFKVMRARLQQRPSGDGVPRYMDTWHVVKETARFEGIRGYYRGITANLLKNAPASSITFIVYENVLKLLKPTTRND, from the exons ATGTCAGCGGAAGCGTCTAAGCGCCACCAATGGCAGTGGGAGAACGCCACTGCCGGCGCCGCTGCTGGATTCGCCACCGTCGCTGTTATGCACCCCCTTGATGTTGTTCGAACTAGGTTCCAAG TTAACGACGGTCGAGTCTCGCATCTTCCCAGTTACAAGAACACTGCACACGCCGTTTTCACCATTGCTCGCTCCGAG GGATTAAGAGGCTTATATGCAGGCTTTCTTCCGGGGGTTCTTGGGTCTACCATTTCGTGGggtttatatttcttttt TTATGACAAAGCCAAACAAAGATATGCAAGGAACAGGGAGGGGAAGTTGAGCCCAGGTCTTCATCTTGCCTCAGCTGCTGAAGCAGGAGGTTTG GTTTCCTTGTGCACAAATCCTGTCTGGCTAGTAAAAACGAGATTGCAGCTTCAAACTCCACTTCATCAGACACGACCATACTCTGGGATTTATG ATGCCTTTAAGACCATACTGAGGGAAGAAGGATTTAGTGCATTTTACAAAGGGATTGTTCCCAGCCTGTTTCTG GTTTCTCATGGTGCTATTCAGTTCACAGCATATGAGGAACTACGTAAAGTTATTGTTGATTTTAAGAGTAAGAGAAGTACAGTACATAATCAAAACCCAGATAAATTGCTG AATTCTGTTGATTATGCTGTTCTTGGAGCAACATCAAAACTTGCTGCGATACTGCTAACTTATCCATTTCAGGTACAACTGTCTGTCCCCTCTTTTAAA GTTATGCGAGCCCGATTGCAG CAACGGCCTAGTGGTGATGGTGTTCCAAGATATATGGACACTTGGCATGTTGTGAAAGAAACTGCACG ATTTGAAGGTATCCGAGGTTATTACAGAGGAATTACCGCAAACCTGTTGAAGAATGCTCCTGCTTCTTCAATAACATTTATTGTGTATGAAAACGTTCTAAAATTGCTTAAACCGACTACAAGGAATGACtga
- the LOC108337843 gene encoding uncharacterized protein LOC108337843 gives MEHLELVNEVKHQRIKANGIWLHVAEKGTGPLVLLLHGFPELWYAWRHQINYLAQHGYHAVAPDLRGYGDSDSPIEPTSYTCHHVVGDLIALLDHFGEQQAFVVGSDWGSTIGWHLSLFRPDRVKGFVALGVPFHPRSPTSKTVETIRKLFGDQSHVCQFQEPGRAERAFARYDYLTVMKKFILMIHTDFLASPEGMELIDFLPTPSVVPSWITEEELTVFADKFQESGFTGPLNYYRAMDLNWELLAPWQGSKVTVPTKFIAGNKDMAFDLETFGTKAFLESGTFKSLVPNLEVVIIDGHHFIHQEKAQQISDEILSFIRKFPPNASI, from the exons ATGGAGCACTTAGAGTTGGTGAATGAAGTGAAACACCAAAGAATCAAAGCCAACGGGATATGGTTACATGTGGCAGAGAAAGGAACAGGCCCACTTGTTCTTCTGCTTCATGGCTTCCCAGAACTATGGTATGCCTGGCGCCACCAGATCAATTACTTGGCCCAACATGGCTATCATGCAGTTGCACCTGATCTAAGAGGCTATGGTGACTCCGATTCTCCTATTGAACCTACTTCCTACACTTGTCACCACGTTGTAGGTGACCTTATAGCTTTGCTTGACCATTTTGGTGAACAACAG GCATTTGTCGTTGGATCTGATTGGGGATCAACAATTGGATGGCATCTGAGTCTGTTTAGACCTGACAGAGTAAAAGGATTTGTTGCTTTGGGTGTTCCTTTCCACCCAAGATCACCCACCAGTAAAACGGTTGAAACTATCAGAAAATTATTTGGAGATCAGAGTCATGTCTGCCAATTCCAG GAACCAGGCAGAGCAGAGAGAGCTTTCGCTAGATATGATTATCTGACAGTGATGAAGAAGTTTATTCTGATGATACATACAGATTTTCTAGCATCTCCAGAAGGCATGGAGCTAATTGATTTCCTGCCGACACCTTCTGTTGTGCCATCATGGATAACTGAGGAAGAACTCACGGTTTTTGCAGACAAATTCCAAGAATCTGGTTTTACTGGTCCACTCAATTATTACCGTGCAATGGACTT AAACTGGGAGCTTCTTGCACCATGGCAAGGATCAAAGGTAACAGTTCCAACGAAGTTCATAGCAGGAAACAAAGACATGGCTTTTGATCTTGAAACATTTGGTACAAAGGCTTTTTTGGAAAGTGGTACTTTCAAGAGTCTTGTTCCCAACCTTGAAGTTGTTATTATAGACGGCCACCATTTTATCCATCAAGAAAAAGCCCAACAAATTTCGGACGAAATCCTTTCCTTCATCCGTAAATTCCCCCCCAATGCTTCCATATAA